In Flavobacterium okayamense, a single window of DNA contains:
- the topA gene encoding type I DNA topoisomerase codes for MAKNLVIVESPAKAKTIEKFLGKDFQVESSFGHIADLPSREIGVDVENGFKPKYEVSSDKKALVKKLKDLAKSAEMVWLASDEDREGEAISWHLAEELKLKPEKTKRIVFHEITKTAILKAIENPRGINYDLVNAQQARRVLDRLVGYELSPVLWKKVKGGLSAGRVQSVSVRLIVEREREILDFNAEASYSIVAEFVNEKGKSFKAKLPKNFTSKKEAEDFLQKNIGSQYKVADLETKPTKKSPAAPFTTSTLQQEAARKLYLPVGITMQVAQRLYEAGLITYMRTDSVNLSNDALDAAKAEIESYYGKEFSQTRNYATKAKGAQEAHEAIRPTDMSRHSVNLDRNESRLYDLIWKRTIASQMSDAQLERTNVKVEASNHKELFAATGEVIKFEGFLKVYLEGHDEDEEEQEGMLPQMVIGEKLSNTNIVATERFSRPPSRYTEASLVKKLEELGIGRPSTYAPTISTIIARNYVEKGASEGVERKYNQITLEGSDIKSVVLKETTGSDKGKLVPTDIGMIVNDFLVSNFETILDYNFTAKVEQDFDEIAEGKEDWVKMMKDFYSHFHPNVVDVEKNADRETGERILGNHPESGRQVSVRLGKFGPMAQIGSIDDEEKQFASLLPEQNISTITLDEALSLFMLPKSLGNYDGEEVEVNNGRFGPYVRFGKTFISLPKGEEPLDVSLERAIELIKEKRQADAPIATHDGLPVQKGVGRFGPFIKWNGMFINVNKKYDFDNLSQADVIELIEDKLQKEKDKLIHNWEDEGIRVEKARWGRSVILKGKTKIELSKDVNAEKLTLEEVKELIEKKAPAKKSTSKKATAKKK; via the coding sequence ATGGCAAAGAATTTAGTTATCGTTGAGTCGCCAGCTAAGGCAAAAACAATCGAGAAATTTCTGGGGAAAGACTTTCAGGTGGAATCAAGTTTTGGACATATAGCCGACTTACCATCAAGAGAAATAGGAGTTGATGTAGAGAATGGTTTTAAACCAAAATATGAAGTTTCAAGCGATAAAAAAGCTTTGGTTAAAAAACTTAAGGATTTAGCTAAAAGTGCCGAAATGGTTTGGTTAGCTTCCGATGAAGACCGAGAGGGAGAAGCAATTTCTTGGCATTTAGCCGAAGAATTAAAGTTAAAACCAGAAAAAACAAAGCGAATTGTTTTTCACGAAATTACTAAAACTGCCATTCTAAAGGCAATTGAAAATCCAAGAGGAATTAATTACGATTTAGTAAATGCACAACAAGCAAGAAGAGTTTTAGATAGATTGGTGGGTTACGAGCTTTCTCCAGTTTTATGGAAAAAAGTAAAAGGCGGACTTTCAGCTGGTCGTGTGCAATCAGTTTCTGTGCGTTTAATTGTAGAACGTGAAAGAGAAATTTTAGATTTTAATGCTGAAGCTTCATATAGTATTGTCGCAGAATTTGTAAATGAAAAAGGGAAATCGTTTAAAGCGAAATTGCCTAAAAACTTTACATCTAAAAAAGAAGCGGAAGATTTTCTACAGAAAAATATTGGTTCACAATATAAAGTAGCCGATTTAGAAACGAAGCCAACTAAAAAATCTCCAGCGGCACCATTTACAACTTCTACGTTACAACAGGAAGCTGCGAGAAAATTATATTTACCAGTTGGGATTACGATGCAAGTAGCTCAGCGTTTATATGAAGCCGGTTTGATTACCTATATGAGAACCGATAGTGTGAACTTGTCTAATGATGCTTTAGATGCTGCTAAAGCAGAAATTGAAAGTTACTACGGAAAAGAGTTTTCGCAAACACGAAATTATGCTACGAAAGCTAAAGGAGCACAAGAGGCTCACGAGGCTATTCGTCCAACAGATATGAGTCGTCATTCGGTTAATTTAGATAGAAATGAATCGAGATTATACGATTTAATTTGGAAAAGAACAATTGCTTCTCAAATGAGTGATGCTCAATTAGAACGTACAAATGTAAAAGTAGAAGCGTCAAATCATAAAGAACTTTTCGCTGCAACAGGTGAAGTAATTAAGTTTGAAGGTTTCTTAAAAGTATATTTAGAAGGTCATGACGAGGATGAAGAAGAACAAGAAGGAATGTTGCCTCAAATGGTTATTGGTGAAAAGCTTTCTAATACAAATATTGTTGCTACGGAACGTTTTTCTCGTCCACCAAGTCGTTATACTGAAGCTTCTTTAGTTAAAAAATTAGAAGAATTAGGAATTGGTCGTCCTTCAACATATGCGCCAACTATTTCTACTATTATTGCTCGTAATTATGTTGAAAAAGGAGCAAGTGAAGGTGTGGAGAGAAAATACAATCAAATTACATTAGAAGGTTCAGATATAAAATCGGTTGTTTTAAAAGAAACGACAGGTTCTGATAAAGGGAAATTGGTACCAACAGATATTGGAATGATTGTAAATGATTTCTTGGTTTCTAATTTTGAAACGATATTGGATTACAATTTTACAGCCAAAGTAGAGCAAGATTTCGACGAAATTGCAGAAGGAAAAGAAGATTGGGTAAAAATGATGAAAGATTTCTACTCTCATTTTCATCCTAATGTTGTTGATGTTGAAAAAAATGCTGATAGAGAAACTGGAGAACGTATTTTAGGAAATCATCCAGAATCTGGAAGACAGGTTTCTGTTCGTTTAGGAAAATTTGGCCCAATGGCTCAAATTGGAAGTATTGATGATGAAGAAAAACAATTTGCGAGCTTGTTGCCAGAACAAAATATATCTACTATAACTCTTGATGAAGCACTTTCTTTGTTTATGTTGCCAAAATCTTTAGGTAATTATGATGGGGAAGAAGTAGAAGTAAATAATGGTCGTTTTGGACCGTATGTTCGTTTTGGTAAAACTTTTATTTCGTTACCAAAAGGAGAAGAACCACTTGATGTTTCTTTAGAAAGAGCAATTGAACTTATTAAAGAAAAACGACAAGCAGATGCGCCAATAGCAACTCATGATGGATTGCCTGTGCAAAAAGGTGTTGGGCGTTTCGGACCGTTTATTAAATGGAACGGGATGTTTATCAATGTAAACAAAAAATATGATTTTGATAATTTATCGCAAGCTGATGTTATAGAGTTGATTGAAGATAAATTGCAAAAAGAAAAAGATAAACTTATTCATAACTGGGAAGATGAAGGAATTCGTGTTGAAAAAGCACGTTGGGGACGCTCAGTTATATTAAAAGGTAAAACTAAGATTGAGTTAAGTAAAGATGTTAATGCTGAAAAGTTGACTTTAGAAGAAGTTAAAGAGTTAATTGAGAAAAAAGCGCCAGCAAAAAAGTCTACATCAAAAAAAGCAACAGCTAAAAAGAAATAA
- a CDS encoding formimidoylglutamase, which yields MVFDFLQPINEGLLKFVNGLSKQALGNKIILHTEDEFPNLEEIKIALITVNEYRGAEVDNPDEDFVNFRKYLYSLFPGNWNFTIADLGNIQAGASIEDTYFLVKTISEDLIRKKITPIIIGGTQDLTYPLYRSYDSLDQMVNLVVVDNAFDFAKEVGLPFNSYLSRIVVEEPCNLFNYANIGYQTYFNSQEEIDLVEKLFFESYRLGEVSNNIPIAEPVLRDADVVSFDLCSVQSSYSGNFHQFNPNGFTGKEICALARYAGISDKVSSFGIFNFYNSIKEVSLVAQVLWYFLEGYAFRSNEYPYGSKESYYKYIVPIDDEELIFYKSDKTGRWWIEIPFILNENNKIKRNTLLPCTHEDYLAACEQERPERWWKAQRRNLL from the coding sequence ATGGTGTTTGATTTTCTGCAACCTATTAATGAGGGATTACTCAAGTTTGTCAATGGATTATCAAAACAAGCATTAGGAAATAAAATTATACTTCATACTGAAGACGAATTTCCTAATTTAGAGGAAATAAAAATTGCTTTAATTACGGTTAATGAATATAGAGGTGCTGAAGTTGATAATCCTGATGAAGATTTTGTAAATTTTAGAAAGTATCTTTATTCACTTTTTCCGGGAAATTGGAATTTTACTATTGCTGATTTAGGAAATATACAAGCTGGAGCATCAATAGAAGATACTTATTTTTTAGTAAAAACCATTTCGGAAGATTTAATCCGAAAAAAAATCACACCTATAATAATAGGAGGGACGCAAGATTTAACGTATCCTTTGTATAGGTCTTACGACAGTCTTGATCAAATGGTGAATTTGGTTGTTGTAGACAACGCTTTTGATTTTGCTAAAGAAGTTGGTTTGCCATTTAATTCTTATTTATCAAGGATTGTAGTAGAAGAGCCTTGTAATTTATTCAATTATGCAAATATTGGCTATCAAACTTATTTTAATTCTCAAGAAGAAATAGATTTAGTTGAGAAATTATTTTTTGAATCATATAGGCTTGGAGAAGTGTCTAATAATATTCCTATTGCAGAACCAGTTTTAAGAGATGCAGATGTAGTGAGTTTTGATTTGTGTTCTGTGCAGTCTTCATATTCGGGTAATTTTCATCAGTTTAATCCAAATGGCTTTACAGGTAAAGAAATATGTGCGTTGGCTCGTTATGCTGGAATAAGTGATAAAGTTTCAAGTTTCGGAATTTTTAACTTTTATAATTCGATAAAAGAAGTATCTTTGGTGGCCCAAGTATTATGGTATTTTTTAGAAGGTTATGCATTTCGTTCTAATGAATATCCTTATGGTAGTAAAGAAAGTTACTATAAATATATAGTGCCGATTGATGATGAAGAATTGATTTTTTATAAGAGCGATAAAACAGGAAGATGGTGGATTGAAATTCCATTTATTTTAAACGAGAATAATAAAATAAAAAGAAATACGTTATTACCTTGCACACATGAAGATTATTTAGCGGCATGTGAGCAAGAACGACCAGAAAGATGGTGGAAAGCACAAAGGCGAAATCTGTTGTAA
- the gldK gene encoding gliding motility lipoprotein GldK: MKKLVAFSAILSLLVSCSKGDRGELVGAKSRKWHPEKPYGMTLVPGGAFVMGKSDDDLANIQDAPTKTVTVRSFYMDETEITNAEYRQFVNWVKDSIVRTRLAVLADEVGETGSDGARSGKEGGSIGDYAFADQNVEEMSPYDKYMYENYYSVGTDEDPYAGRRLKRGKGEPKLIQDPQKYPDEYYVEVMDSMYLPESESYNGLKTMDVSKLQFRYREVDWNKAVKKKGRKGLYDDNPPIEIYPDTTVWITDFAYSYNEPMHNDYFWHSAYDEYPVVGVSWNQAKAFCAWRTMYKNSYIKKKKGRDQINSFRLPTEAEWEYAARGGIESATYPWGGPYAKNDRGCFMANFKPNRGDYAADGALYTVEAKSYEPNDYNLYNMAGNVSEWTQSAYSPSSYEFVSTMNPNVPDRKNQRKVVRGGSWKDVGYFLAVGTRDYEYADSSRSYIGFRTVQDYMGTAATGTRPK, from the coding sequence ATGAAGAAGTTAGTTGCATTTTCAGCAATTTTATCATTATTAGTTAGCTGTAGCAAGGGTGACAGAGGTGAATTAGTAGGAGCCAAAAGTAGAAAATGGCATCCAGAAAAGCCTTATGGGATGACTTTAGTTCCTGGTGGTGCTTTTGTAATGGGTAAATCAGATGATGATTTGGCAAACATTCAAGACGCTCCAACTAAAACAGTTACGGTTCGTTCGTTTTATATGGATGAAACTGAAATTACCAATGCGGAGTATCGTCAATTTGTTAATTGGGTAAAAGACTCAATTGTTAGAACAAGATTGGCAGTATTGGCAGATGAAGTAGGTGAAACTGGTTCAGATGGTGCTAGAAGTGGAAAAGAAGGTGGAAGTATTGGGGATTATGCTTTTGCAGATCAAAATGTAGAGGAAATGTCGCCTTATGATAAATATATGTATGAAAACTACTATAGTGTTGGGACTGATGAAGATCCTTATGCTGGTAGAAGATTAAAAAGAGGTAAAGGTGAGCCTAAATTAATTCAAGACCCTCAAAAATACCCAGATGAGTATTATGTTGAGGTTATGGATTCAATGTACTTACCAGAATCTGAGTCTTATAATGGGTTAAAGACTATGGATGTTTCTAAATTACAATTTAGATATAGAGAGGTAGATTGGAATAAGGCTGTAAAGAAAAAAGGAAGAAAAGGATTGTATGATGATAATCCGCCAATTGAAATTTATCCAGATACTACTGTTTGGATTACAGATTTCGCTTATTCATATAATGAACCAATGCATAATGATTATTTCTGGCATTCGGCATATGATGAGTATCCTGTAGTGGGTGTGAGCTGGAATCAAGCTAAAGCGTTTTGTGCTTGGAGAACAATGTATAAAAACTCTTATATTAAAAAGAAAAAAGGTAGAGATCAAATTAACTCTTTCCGTTTACCAACTGAAGCTGAATGGGAATATGCGGCAAGAGGTGGTATTGAGTCAGCTACTTATCCATGGGGTGGTCCATATGCTAAAAATGATAGAGGTTGTTTTATGGCAAACTTCAAACCTAATAGAGGTGATTATGCTGCGGATGGTGCTTTATATACTGTAGAAGCTAAATCTTATGAGCCAAATGATTATAATTTATATAATATGGCTGGTAATGTTTCTGAGTGGACTCAGTCGGCTTATAGCCCTTCTTCTTATGAGTTTGTTTCTACAATGAATCCAAATGTGCCAGATAGAAAAAATCAACGTAAAGTTGTTAGAGGTGGTTCTTGGAAAGATGTTGGGTATTTCCTAGCTGTTGGAACAAGAGATTATGAATATGCAGATTCATCAAGAAGTTACATTGGTTTCAGAACTGTTCAAGATTATATGGGAACAGCTGCAACTGGAACTAGACCAAAATAG
- the gldL gene encoding gliding motility protein GldL, producing the protein MAILSKKVMNFLYGMGAAVVIVGALFKLMHWPGAGPMLIIGLLTEAFIFGLSAFEAPEKDLDWSLVYPELAGGDAKPKGKNEKPEDAQGLLSQKLDNMLKEAKIDGALMESLGNSIKNFEGAAKNIAPTVDSIASQKQYATEMVAAADNLKSLNSLYQAQLEGAQKNAAANAEIAENAAKLKEQMQSMTSNIASLNAVYGGMLSAMSNRG; encoded by the coding sequence ATGGCAATTTTAAGTAAAAAAGTAATGAATTTCCTTTATGGAATGGGTGCGGCAGTAGTAATCGTTGGAGCATTATTCAAATTAATGCACTGGCCAGGCGCAGGTCCAATGCTTATTATCGGATTATTAACGGAGGCTTTTATCTTTGGTTTGTCAGCTTTTGAAGCTCCAGAAAAAGATTTAGATTGGTCTTTAGTTTATCCAGAACTTGCTGGTGGTGATGCTAAGCCAAAAGGTAAAAATGAGAAGCCAGAAGATGCTCAAGGTTTATTATCTCAAAAATTAGATAATATGTTAAAAGAAGCTAAAATTGATGGTGCTTTAATGGAAAGTTTAGGTAACTCTATCAAAAATTTTGAAGGTGCTGCTAAAAACATCGCTCCAACTGTAGATTCTATTGCTTCTCAAAAACAATATGCTACTGAAATGGTTGCAGCTGCTGATAATTTAAAATCTTTAAACAGTTTATATCAAGCACAATTAGAAGGAGCTCAGAAAAATGCTGCTGCTAATGCTGAAATCGCTGAAAATGCTGCTAAATTAAAAGAGCAAATGCAATCAATGACTTCAAATATTGCTTCATTGAATGCTGTGTACGGTGGTATGCTTTCTGCTATGAGTAACAGAGGATAA
- the gldM gene encoding gliding motility protein GldM, translating into MAGGKLTPRQKMINLMYLVFIAMLALNMSKEVLTAFGLMNEKFDAANATMDQSNQGLLGSLETKASDTPDQFGEANRKAQQIKSISNEFFNYLGKLKSEVEGGFEKEEGKLPYEAMDKSTIDEAWFAGDGYSPKGKEIIAAFDKYKNGVQSVLGNVAKYQVIMDNLKKKFSTENVKDKEGVSKLYLDYHFKGFPAIATVAKLGALQNDVKTIEADIYNAFLGNALTTVASFRNYKAIVIPEKSAFFAGEKFAGKVVLGRYDKSTVPTKVVVNGSEVNLNEALEDGQVNLNFTTGNVGEHEIKGKFTFMEDGKPVDIDIDGNYVVVPKPNSATVSADKMNVVYRGVPNPMSISFAGISADKVNATAAGATLSKASKPGQYTLTAGSGTETTINVTGTLPDGQKVSDKKVFRIKGIPSPTGKIRGEDAAKGPKSSLENSQVSAVLEDFDFPVTVNVTQFNIKVPGQPTIVVNGSRLDGRAKAAVKKAMKGDVIIISDIKVKYQGINQVAKKVSPCTFEIL; encoded by the coding sequence ATGGCAGGAGGAAAGTTAACCCCTAGACAGAAGATGATTAACCTAATGTACTTGGTTTTCATCGCGATGCTAGCTTTAAATATGTCGAAAGAGGTATTAACCGCTTTCGGTTTGATGAATGAAAAATTTGATGCGGCTAATGCAACAATGGATCAAAGTAACCAAGGTTTATTAGGTTCATTAGAGACTAAAGCTTCTGATACTCCAGATCAATTTGGGGAAGCTAATAGAAAAGCGCAACAAATTAAATCTATTTCAAATGAGTTCTTTAATTATTTAGGGAAATTAAAATCTGAAGTAGAAGGTGGTTTTGAAAAAGAAGAAGGTAAATTACCTTACGAGGCAATGGATAAGTCTACAATTGATGAGGCTTGGTTTGCTGGAGATGGTTATTCTCCAAAAGGTAAAGAAATTATCGCTGCTTTTGACAAATACAAAAACGGTGTTCAAAGTGTTTTAGGAAATGTTGCTAAATACCAAGTTATTATGGATAACTTGAAAAAGAAATTTTCTACTGAGAACGTTAAAGATAAAGAAGGTGTTTCTAAATTATATTTAGATTATCATTTTAAAGGTTTCCCTGCTATTGCAACTGTTGCTAAGTTAGGAGCTTTACAAAATGATGTTAAAACAATCGAGGCTGACATCTATAATGCTTTCTTAGGTAACGCATTAACAACTGTTGCTTCTTTTAGAAACTATAAAGCAATTGTTATTCCTGAAAAATCAGCTTTCTTTGCTGGTGAGAAATTTGCAGGTAAAGTTGTATTAGGTCGTTATGACAAATCTACAGTACCAACTAAAGTTGTTGTTAATGGTTCAGAAGTTAATCTTAACGAGGCTTTAGAAGATGGTCAAGTTAACTTAAACTTTACTACAGGTAATGTAGGTGAGCATGAAATTAAAGGTAAATTTACTTTCATGGAAGACGGTAAACCAGTTGATATCGATATCGATGGAAACTATGTGGTAGTACCTAAGCCAAATTCAGCTACTGTATCTGCTGATAAGATGAATGTTGTATACCGTGGTGTTCCTAACCCTATGTCAATTTCATTTGCTGGTATTTCAGCTGATAAAGTTAACGCTACTGCTGCAGGAGCTACTTTATCTAAAGCTAGTAAGCCAGGACAATATACTTTGACTGCTGGTTCTGGTACTGAAACTACAATCAATGTTACAGGTACGTTGCCTGATGGTCAAAAAGTTTCTGATAAAAAAGTTTTCCGTATTAAAGGAATTCCTTCACCAACAGGTAAAATCCGTGGAGAAGATGCTGCAAAAGGTCCTAAATCAAGTTTAGAAAACTCTCAAGTATCTGCAGTATTAGAAGACTTTGATTTCCCAGTTACTGTTAATGTAACTCAGTTTAATATTAAAGTTCCAGGTCAACCTACAATTGTTGTAAATGGAAGCCGTTTAGACGGTAGAGCTAAAGCAGCTGTTAAGAAAGCAATGAAAGGTGATGTTATCATTATTTCTGATATTAAAGTTAAATATCAAGGAATTAATCAGGTAGCTAAAAAAGTATCGCCTTGTACATTTGAAATTTTATAA
- the gldN gene encoding gliding motility protein GldN, translated as MNWRKFIVVVALGLSSTFTYAQSNLLNAKTPDQIGKKTDAELVAENDMPLPYGYVMDRDILMGKRVWEIIDLDERVNFPLYYPVEKNLGPDRKPLYDVLKKAIRDSLITEVYDDSYFTTKKTLKDIEQSLFAIDTTDGGREQMNEDYDAYLAGEKKIDEQYIIKTEIEADLVKSYKVVGYWYFDKRQGELKYRMLGICPVVPDVQIYKDNPDTDEMVELFWVYFPAAREVLHKAKAFNNRNSAMPFSFDHLLNARRFNGVIYIEENVYADRQIKEYMKENAQMQLLESERVKEKIRDFEQDMWNY; from the coding sequence ATGAATTGGAGAAAGTTTATAGTAGTAGTAGCATTAGGTTTAAGTTCAACTTTTACTTATGCACAATCTAATCTTTTAAATGCAAAAACTCCTGATCAAATCGGGAAAAAAACGGATGCTGAATTAGTAGCCGAAAATGATATGCCTCTTCCTTACGGTTATGTAATGGATAGAGATATCTTAATGGGAAAAAGAGTTTGGGAAATCATCGACTTAGATGAGCGTGTAAACTTCCCTCTTTACTATCCTGTTGAAAAGAACCTTGGTCCTGACAGAAAGCCATTGTATGATGTTTTGAAGAAAGCTATCAGAGATAGTTTAATTACGGAAGTTTACGATGATAGTTATTTTACTACAAAGAAAACTTTAAAAGACATCGAGCAATCTTTATTTGCAATTGATACTACTGATGGAGGTAGAGAGCAAATGAATGAGGATTATGATGCATACTTAGCAGGTGAGAAAAAAATCGATGAACAATATATCATCAAAACTGAGATTGAAGCTGATTTAGTGAAATCTTACAAAGTTGTTGGATATTGGTATTTCGATAAAAGACAAGGTGAGTTAAAATACAGAATGTTAGGAATTTGTCCAGTTGTACCAGACGTACAAATTTATAAAGACAATCCTGATACTGATGAGATGGTTGAGTTATTCTGGGTATATTTTCCAGCTGCAAGAGAAGTTTTACACAAAGCTAAAGCTTTCAACAACAGAAACTCAGCAATGCCTTTTAGTTTCGATCATTTGTTAAATGCTAGACGTTTTAACGGTGTAATCTACATTGAAGAGAATGTTTATGCGGATAGACAAATTAAAGAATACATGAAAGAAAACGCTCAAATGCAATTATTAGAATCAGAGCGTGTTAAAGAGAAAATTAGAGATTTCGAACAAGATATGTGGAATTACTAG
- a CDS encoding NAD(P)/FAD-dependent oxidoreductase, protein MIDYIIVGAGLAGVCFSEFALSAGKKVLVYENSSQPSSTVAGGMYNPVVLKRFTEIWNAQMQLDIIQDFYPKIEDKLDVKFDFPMPLWRKFASIEEQNNWFVASDKPSLTNFLNPNLLFDKINGVDSPFGFGEVLYSGYLDIKTLITNYQNYLESNNILLRESFQYEIISFYEDYVEYKGIKTRHIVFSEGFGLHQNPFFYDLPLDGTKGELLHIKCADLNLDKIVKSNIFILPIGNDIYKVGATYNWEDKTNQPTIQGKQELLDKLDELIDCKYEIVEHLAGVRPTVKDRRPLVGTHYKYKNVHLLNGLGTRGVMLGPFLAKSLLEYIEKEVPLDKEIDINRYYKKRAN, encoded by the coding sequence ATGATAGATTATATTATTGTCGGTGCTGGTTTAGCTGGAGTTTGTTTTTCTGAATTTGCCTTAAGTGCAGGTAAAAAAGTTTTAGTATACGAAAACAGTTCTCAGCCTTCTTCTACAGTTGCTGGTGGAATGTACAATCCTGTTGTATTAAAGCGTTTTACTGAAATTTGGAATGCTCAAATGCAATTAGACATCATTCAAGATTTCTATCCTAAGATAGAAGATAAATTAGATGTTAAATTCGATTTTCCGATGCCTCTTTGGCGCAAGTTTGCCAGCATTGAAGAACAAAATAATTGGTTTGTTGCCTCAGATAAACCTTCTCTTACAAATTTTCTAAATCCTAACTTGTTATTTGATAAAATTAACGGTGTAGATTCTCCTTTTGGCTTTGGTGAAGTCTTATATTCAGGTTATTTAGATATTAAGACATTAATAACCAATTATCAAAACTATTTAGAATCAAACAATATCCTTTTAAGAGAATCATTTCAATATGAAATAATTAGTTTTTATGAAGATTATGTTGAATATAAAGGTATAAAAACAAGACATATTGTCTTTTCAGAAGGTTTTGGTTTACACCAAAACCCTTTTTTCTATGATTTACCTTTAGACGGAACTAAAGGTGAATTATTACACATTAAATGTGCTGATTTAAATCTAGATAAAATTGTAAAATCAAATATTTTTATATTGCCAATTGGTAATGATATTTATAAAGTAGGTGCAACTTACAATTGGGAAGATAAAACCAATCAACCAACTATTCAAGGTAAGCAAGAACTTTTAGATAAATTAGATGAACTTATAGATTGTAAATACGAGATAGTAGAACATTTGGCTGGTGTTCGACCAACAGTTAAAGATAGAAGACCTCTTGTAGGAACACATTATAAATATAAAAACGTACATCTTCTAAATGGTTTAGGAACTAGAGGAGTTATGCTTGGACCATTTTTAGCTAAAAGCTTGTTGGAATACATAGAAAAAGAAGTTCCTTTAGATAAAGAAATTGATATTAATAGATATTACAAAAAAAGAGCTAATTAA
- a CDS encoding DUF983 domain-containing protein, with protein sequence MLEKGTKLNSILTGSCPKCQEESMYKDKNPYNFGKVADMHETCSHCNLRYQIEPSFFYGAMYVSYAVGIAFGVAAFIISFVFIGTSLKIAFGAIIGTLILFLPIIIRLSRNIWINFFVDYDEDWKEHKHEKRAN encoded by the coding sequence ATGTTAGAAAAAGGAACGAAACTCAATAGCATTTTAACAGGAAGTTGTCCAAAATGTCAAGAAGAGAGCATGTATAAGGATAAAAACCCTTATAATTTTGGTAAAGTTGCTGATATGCATGAAACTTGTAGTCATTGTAACTTAAGATATCAAATCGAACCTTCATTTTTTTATGGAGCAATGTATGTAAGCTATGCTGTAGGTATTGCTTTTGGCGTTGCTGCATTTATAATTTCGTTTGTATTTATTGGTACAAGTTTAAAAATTGCATTTGGTGCTATTATAGGGACATTAATTCTCTTTTTGCCAATTATAATTAGACTTTCTAGAAATATATGGATAAACTTCTTTGTCGATTACGATGAAGATTGGAAAGAACATAAACATGAAAAAAGAGCTAATTAA